A region of Pyxidicoccus parkwaysis DNA encodes the following proteins:
- a CDS encoding transporter has protein sequence MHTRLLVLVLAAVCLVAPRAQARPYRAMVTRTAVTTRPGNLELGLRYQGFFSLDFDESQPYQQLSPSARFGIVDNLEANLYLELLALGLPGEDEFKLAFGDIPVGLQWTFLETSKLALGVYGRITLPTGPSDEDGIIPSLSDGTWDYEGTFIAELRATKDLRFMLNGGYFHQGTRARGELPDFDVPDAVQVSLAGTYNLDKFTMLGLEVVGRVYFEDVITPVWRDNATQVEIIPVLRHEAYPGLVLEAVAGVAVTPELSEIYQFRVLLGATYEFDLATGPKLPTKEEDLRRPKAPARRRR, from the coding sequence ATGCACACCCGACTGCTCGTCCTCGTTCTCGCTGCCGTGTGTCTCGTGGCTCCTCGCGCGCAGGCGCGTCCCTACCGCGCCATGGTGACGCGCACCGCGGTCACCACCCGGCCCGGCAACCTGGAGCTGGGCCTGCGGTACCAGGGCTTCTTCTCGCTCGACTTCGACGAGTCGCAGCCCTACCAGCAGCTTTCGCCGAGCGCGCGCTTCGGCATCGTCGACAACCTGGAGGCCAACCTCTACCTGGAGCTGCTCGCGCTGGGCCTGCCCGGCGAGGACGAGTTCAAGCTGGCCTTTGGTGACATCCCCGTGGGCCTGCAGTGGACGTTCCTGGAGACGTCGAAGCTGGCGCTGGGAGTCTACGGTCGCATCACGCTGCCCACCGGCCCCAGTGACGAGGACGGCATCATCCCCAGCCTGTCCGACGGCACGTGGGACTACGAGGGCACCTTCATCGCGGAGCTCCGCGCGACGAAGGACCTGCGCTTCATGCTCAACGGCGGCTACTTCCACCAGGGCACGCGCGCTCGCGGTGAGCTGCCCGACTTCGACGTGCCGGACGCGGTGCAGGTGTCGCTGGCCGGCACGTACAACCTCGACAAGTTCACCATGCTGGGGCTCGAGGTGGTGGGCCGCGTCTACTTCGAGGATGTGATTACGCCGGTGTGGCGCGACAACGCCACGCAGGTGGAGATCATCCCCGTGCTGCGCCATGAGGCCTACCCCGGGCTGGTGCTGGAGGCCGTCGCGGGCGTGGCGGTGACGCCGGAGCTGAGTGAGATCTACCAGTTCCGCGTCCTGCTCGGCGCCACCTACGAGTTCGACCTCGCCACCGGGCCGAAGCTGCCGACGAAGGAGGAAGATTTGCGCCGGCCCAAGGCGCCCGCGCGGCGTCGCCGCTGA
- a CDS encoding HlyD family secretion protein has protein sequence MSTPTTAPQLVTPERAATATQAPRKRGKRAYLILAGVVAAVLVAIGGYKLLTAGQEDTDDAQVEADVVPLSIRVAGPVLRVAVPDNAVVHKGDLLLELDPREYAAQMKQAEAELESATAQAAAADAQVAVTEAGAKGGFSTARAQVSTSSAAAGNAEAQVAAARAALSRSEAQARKAELDLQRAKTLHEQSVLPQQALDDAQAGYDTAQAAVEGARAQLTAAEESRRMAQGKVAEAQGQLDQSAPIDSKIAAARASAALAHARVKAAEAALDQAKLRLDYTHVVAPADGQVSRLSVREGQFLGAGQLVAELVPSETYVVANFKETQVGNMKPGQVVEVEVDAFSGKTLEGRVESLSGGTGARFSLLPPDNASGNFVKVVQRVPVRIAWSHPPEGLALRAGLSAHVTVHTHN, from the coding sequence ATGTCGACTCCAACTACGGCTCCTCAACTCGTGACTCCGGAGCGGGCGGCCACGGCCACCCAGGCTCCTCGCAAGCGCGGCAAGCGCGCCTACCTCATCCTCGCCGGCGTGGTGGCGGCGGTGCTGGTGGCCATCGGCGGCTACAAGCTCCTCACCGCCGGCCAGGAGGACACCGACGACGCGCAGGTGGAGGCGGACGTGGTGCCGCTGTCCATCCGCGTGGCCGGCCCCGTGCTGCGCGTGGCGGTGCCGGACAACGCGGTGGTGCACAAGGGTGATTTGCTCCTGGAGCTGGACCCGCGTGAGTACGCCGCGCAGATGAAGCAGGCCGAGGCGGAGCTGGAGTCCGCGACGGCCCAGGCGGCCGCGGCGGACGCGCAGGTGGCGGTGACGGAGGCCGGTGCCAAGGGCGGCTTCTCCACGGCGCGCGCCCAGGTGTCCACCAGCTCCGCCGCCGCGGGCAACGCCGAGGCCCAGGTGGCCGCGGCCCGCGCGGCCCTCTCCCGCTCGGAGGCCCAGGCCCGCAAGGCCGAGTTGGACTTGCAGCGCGCGAAGACGCTGCATGAGCAGAGCGTGCTGCCGCAGCAGGCGCTGGATGACGCCCAGGCGGGCTACGACACCGCGCAGGCCGCGGTGGAGGGCGCGCGTGCGCAGCTCACCGCCGCCGAGGAGAGCCGGCGCATGGCGCAGGGCAAGGTGGCCGAGGCCCAGGGCCAGCTCGACCAGAGCGCGCCCATCGACTCGAAGATTGCCGCCGCGCGGGCCAGCGCGGCGCTCGCCCACGCGCGGGTGAAGGCGGCGGAGGCGGCGCTGGACCAGGCGAAGCTGCGGCTGGACTACACGCACGTCGTCGCGCCCGCGGACGGGCAGGTGTCCCGCCTCTCCGTCCGCGAGGGGCAGTTCCTCGGCGCGGGCCAGCTGGTGGCGGAGCTGGTGCCCAGCGAGACGTACGTGGTGGCCAACTTCAAGGAGACGCAGGTGGGCAACATGAAGCCCGGCCAGGTGGTGGAGGTGGAGGTGGACGCCTTCTCCGGCAAGACGCTGGAGGGCCGCGTGGAGAGCCTGTCCGGTGGCACCGGCGCGCGCTTCTCGCTGCTGCCGCCGGACAACGCCTCGGGCAACTTCGTGAAGGTGGTGCAGCGCGTGCCCGTGCGGATTGCGTGGAGCCACCCGCCCGAGGGGCTCGCCCTGCGCGCCGGACTCTCCGCGCACGTGACGGTGCACACGCACAACTGA
- a CDS encoding DHA2 family efflux MFS transporter permease subunit has protein sequence MTTSMAMNPPVAVPAPRAVPNKWLVTLSVTFGTLMGAIDSSIVNVAMPQLRGAVGATVQEITWTTTGFVIATVMVMPLTGFLGRLFGQKRVYLGCLLLFVAGSFLCGLAWNLPSLVFFRFIQGLGAGALQPTEQAILRQTFPPEEQGTAMALFAMAVMVGPAIGPTLGGLIVDNLHWSWIFFINVPVGILGFFMVARFVQEDESLRSFARAEAERQRKNMDWAGIILLCVGLASLQFLLEEGQSHDWFESPLIAACALVSATCLAAFMIREMTAEVPAVNLRLFKDPVFASGTVFNALVFSILMASMFLLPLFMQELLGFTATQSGLALMPRTLVMMVMMPIVGRLYRKVPPRVLILVGVVITGLGAFQMSHFSLSTGTQNVIGAIALQGIGFSLLFVPLSTVALSRVPRERMTDATGLNSLLRQVGGSIGLAIFATLLSRFTVHSTASVAAHLTPDRLEVATRMAAMQKALGGTGMDAVSSQALALRMMSGTVARQAAVLAFDKLFVLAALLFVVVLPLVFLLKAPKSGPASGETPHIDVEI, from the coding sequence ATGACTACGTCCATGGCAATGAATCCTCCGGTGGCCGTGCCCGCACCGCGCGCGGTGCCGAACAAGTGGCTCGTCACGCTGTCGGTGACGTTCGGCACGCTGATGGGCGCCATCGACTCGTCCATCGTCAACGTGGCCATGCCGCAGCTTCGCGGCGCGGTGGGCGCCACGGTGCAGGAAATCACGTGGACGACGACGGGCTTCGTCATCGCCACGGTGATGGTGATGCCGCTGACGGGCTTCCTCGGGCGCCTCTTCGGTCAGAAGCGCGTGTACCTGGGGTGTCTGCTGCTCTTCGTGGCGGGCTCGTTCCTGTGTGGCCTCGCGTGGAACCTGCCGTCACTCGTCTTCTTCCGCTTCATTCAAGGCCTGGGCGCCGGAGCGCTCCAGCCCACCGAGCAGGCCATCCTCCGGCAGACCTTCCCGCCCGAGGAGCAGGGCACGGCGATGGCGCTGTTCGCCATGGCCGTCATGGTGGGCCCGGCCATCGGCCCCACGCTGGGCGGCCTCATCGTCGACAACCTGCACTGGTCCTGGATTTTCTTCATCAACGTCCCGGTGGGCATCCTCGGCTTCTTCATGGTGGCGCGCTTCGTCCAGGAGGACGAGTCGCTGCGGTCCTTCGCGCGAGCGGAAGCCGAGCGCCAGCGCAAGAACATGGACTGGGCCGGCATCATCCTGCTGTGCGTGGGCCTCGCGTCGCTCCAGTTCCTCCTGGAGGAGGGGCAGAGCCATGACTGGTTCGAGTCCCCGCTCATCGCCGCGTGCGCCCTGGTGTCCGCGACGTGCCTGGCGGCCTTCATGATTCGCGAGATGACCGCGGAGGTGCCCGCCGTCAACCTGCGGCTCTTCAAGGACCCCGTCTTCGCGTCCGGCACGGTGTTCAACGCGCTGGTGTTCTCCATCCTCATGGCGAGCATGTTCCTGCTGCCGCTGTTCATGCAGGAGTTGCTGGGCTTCACCGCCACCCAGTCCGGCCTCGCGCTGATGCCGCGCACGCTGGTGATGATGGTGATGATGCCGATTGTGGGGCGGCTCTACCGGAAGGTGCCGCCGCGGGTGCTCATCCTCGTGGGCGTGGTGATTACCGGCCTGGGCGCGTTCCAGATGAGCCACTTCTCGCTGAGCACGGGGACGCAGAACGTCATCGGCGCGATTGCGCTCCAGGGCATCGGCTTCAGCCTGCTCTTCGTTCCGCTGTCCACGGTGGCCCTGTCCCGCGTGCCGCGCGAGCGCATGACGGACGCCACGGGCCTCAACTCGCTCTTGCGGCAGGTGGGCGGCTCCATCGGCCTGGCCATCTTCGCGACGCTGCTGTCTCGCTTCACGGTGCACTCCACGGCGTCCGTCGCCGCGCACCTCACGCCGGACCGGCTGGAGGTGGCGACCCGGATGGCGGCGATGCAGAAGGCGCTGGGCGGCACGGGCATGGACGCGGTGAGCAGCCAGGCCCTGGCGCTGCGCATGATGTCCGGGACGGTCGCCCGGCAGGCGGCGGTGCTCGCCTTCGACAAGCTCTTCGTGCTGGCCGCGCTGCTCTTCGTGGTGGTGCTGCCCCTCGTCTTCCTTCTCAAGGCCCCCAAGAGTGGCCCGGCGTCTGGAGAGACGCCGCACATCGACGTGGAGATTTGA
- a CDS encoding TetR/AcrR family transcriptional regulator, producing MAAAEVFGEQGLSAARMETIAERAGVSVGTLYNHFDDRAALLDALMKRRREALLKRMDAALAASAGRPFREQLRTFLSALAHHVSEHGAFLRVLIQSEELVNRKARQGGSKTELHERLETLVARGVKSGELRSEGHELFATLLSGMTTAVFHRELGRGHGVERLEQSLEEAARVFLRGVEV from the coding sequence GTGGCCGCGGCGGAGGTGTTCGGGGAGCAGGGGCTGTCGGCGGCGCGCATGGAGACCATCGCCGAGCGGGCAGGGGTGTCCGTGGGCACGCTCTACAACCACTTCGACGACCGGGCCGCGCTGCTGGACGCACTGATGAAGCGTCGCCGCGAGGCGCTGCTGAAGCGCATGGATGCCGCGCTCGCCGCCTCGGCCGGGCGCCCCTTCCGCGAGCAGCTGCGCACCTTCCTGTCCGCGCTGGCCCACCATGTCTCCGAGCACGGCGCCTTCCTGCGCGTGCTCATCCAGTCCGAGGAGCTGGTGAACCGCAAGGCCCGGCAGGGCGGCTCCAAGACGGAGCTGCATGAGCGGTTGGAGACGCTCGTCGCCCGGGGCGTGAAGTCCGGCGAGCTGCGCTCCGAGGGCCATGAGCTCTTCGCCACGCTGCTGTCGGGCATGACGACCGCCGTCTTCCACCGCGAGCTGGGCCGCGGCCACGGCGTGGAGCGCCTGGAACAGAGTCTGGAGGAAGCCGCCCGCGTCTTCCTGAGAGGCGTGGAGGTCTGA
- a CDS encoding di-heme oxidoredictase family protein, whose translation MSAEVAGQSTALATASFEDALPGLTAAQLALFQEGKLAFAEEEDASDGLGPVFNGNSCAACHVQGAVGGAGEIVETRFGKKNADGSFDPLAQNGGSLIQTTGIGQTSPVCNFTGEVVPAAANVVSGRLTTPLFGLGLVDAVPDSTFLNLASVQRQYYPSTAGRANLVDNPPLGKKTVGKFGWKAQVPSLLVFAADAYLNEMGITTSIFPHDNCPNGDCALLASCDPVPDSQGPEDEGDVDMLKFRDFMQLHAAPPPGPSTPDSIDGEDLFYWIGCTDCHEPSLTTGPNTIAALNKKTFFPYSDFLLHDMGTLGDGIVQDTAKGNEIRTAPLWGARVRTRFLHDGRAHNVRDAILAHAGQGKAARDLFANYLFEDERVALIAFINTL comes from the coding sequence GTGAGCGCCGAGGTGGCGGGACAATCCACCGCGCTGGCGACGGCCTCATTCGAGGATGCGCTCCCCGGGCTCACCGCGGCCCAGCTCGCGCTGTTCCAGGAGGGCAAGCTGGCCTTCGCGGAGGAGGAGGACGCCTCGGACGGCCTGGGCCCGGTCTTCAACGGCAACTCGTGCGCGGCGTGCCACGTGCAGGGCGCCGTTGGCGGCGCGGGTGAAATCGTGGAGACGCGCTTCGGGAAGAAGAACGCGGACGGCAGCTTCGACCCGCTGGCGCAGAACGGCGGCTCGCTCATCCAGACCACCGGCATCGGCCAGACGTCGCCGGTGTGCAACTTCACCGGAGAGGTGGTGCCCGCCGCGGCCAACGTCGTCTCGGGCCGGCTCACCACGCCGCTCTTCGGGCTGGGGCTGGTGGACGCGGTGCCAGACAGCACCTTCCTCAACCTCGCGAGCGTCCAGCGCCAGTACTACCCGAGCACCGCGGGCCGGGCGAACCTGGTGGACAACCCGCCGCTGGGGAAGAAGACCGTCGGGAAGTTCGGCTGGAAGGCGCAGGTCCCCTCGCTGCTCGTCTTCGCCGCGGACGCCTACCTCAATGAAATGGGCATCACCACGTCCATCTTCCCCCACGACAACTGCCCCAACGGAGACTGCGCGCTGCTCGCCAGCTGCGACCCCGTGCCCGACTCCCAGGGCCCCGAGGACGAGGGCGACGTGGACATGCTGAAGTTCCGCGACTTCATGCAGCTTCACGCCGCGCCCCCGCCGGGGCCCAGCACTCCGGACTCCATCGACGGCGAGGACCTCTTCTATTGGATTGGCTGCACCGACTGCCACGAGCCGTCGCTGACCACGGGCCCCAACACCATCGCCGCCCTCAACAAGAAGACCTTCTTCCCGTACTCGGACTTCCTCCTGCACGACATGGGGACGCTGGGCGACGGCATCGTGCAGGACACGGCGAAGGGCAACGAAATCCGCACGGCGCCGCTGTGGGGCGCGCGGGTCCGCACGCGCTTCCTGCATGACGGCCGCGCGCACAACGTGAGGGACGCCATCCTCGCCCACGCAGGCCAGGGCAAGGCGGCCAGGGACCTCTTCGCGAACTACCTCTTCGAGGACGAGCGGGTGGCCCTCATCGCCTTCATCAACACCCTGTAG
- a CDS encoding sigma-70 family RNA polymerase sigma factor, whose protein sequence is MAKLGDAEALEQRLRARIEEARQRFPDVTADEVAFVGHMAERLSEEGDLDEALSSVEVADLWLSFACLCGHALALRELDSRLDVEVRAALRGLGARPELADEVKSVLGDKLLVGEEGAPKLASYTGLGPLSAWLRVAALRTGISLQRGVRREVQADERSLLEAMDPALDPESRLMRERHAELLRTALREAMASLSPRERNLLRLYYADGLKLDRLAVMHRVNASTISRWLARAREDVLERTRTELGAHLKLSASQVESVLGLARSLDVSLESLLRSRSE, encoded by the coding sequence GTGGCGAAGCTCGGTGACGCCGAGGCGCTGGAGCAGCGCCTGCGCGCGCGCATCGAGGAGGCGCGGCAGCGCTTCCCGGACGTGACGGCGGACGAGGTGGCCTTCGTGGGCCACATGGCGGAGCGGTTGTCGGAGGAGGGGGACCTCGACGAGGCGCTCTCCAGCGTCGAGGTGGCCGACCTCTGGCTGAGCTTCGCGTGTCTGTGCGGCCATGCCCTGGCGCTGCGGGAGCTGGACTCGCGGCTGGACGTGGAGGTGCGCGCGGCGCTGCGGGGCCTCGGGGCCCGGCCCGAGCTCGCGGACGAGGTGAAGTCGGTGCTCGGCGACAAGCTGCTCGTGGGCGAGGAGGGCGCGCCGAAGCTCGCGTCGTACACGGGGCTGGGGCCGCTGTCCGCGTGGCTGCGAGTCGCCGCACTGAGGACGGGCATCAGCCTCCAGCGGGGCGTGCGCCGCGAGGTGCAGGCCGACGAGCGCTCCCTGCTGGAGGCCATGGACCCGGCGCTGGACCCGGAGTCGCGGCTCATGCGCGAGCGCCACGCGGAGCTGCTCCGCACCGCGCTGCGCGAGGCCATGGCGTCGCTGTCACCCCGCGAGCGCAACCTGCTGCGGCTGTACTACGCGGACGGCCTCAAGCTGGACAGGCTGGCCGTCATGCACCGGGTGAATGCCTCGACGATTTCTCGCTGGCTCGCCCGGGCCCGCGAGGACGTGCTCGAGCGCACGCGCACCGAGCTCGGCGCCCACCTGAAGCTGAGCGCGTCTCAGGTGGAGAGCGTGCTCGGCCTGGCCCGCTCGCTGGACGTGAGCCTGGAGAGTTTGCTGCGCAGCCGGAGTGAGTGA
- a CDS encoding serine/threonine-protein kinase: MAMSVKHPGENTLAAFVEGRLPVAETAALDEHLDACETCRALVVAAARASLDGEGDAGGAVAPPSAPPERDVRFGRYTLLDVLGRGGMGVVYAAHDSALDRKVALKVLRGDLAARIGLDLASARLLREARIAARLSHPNVVTIYDVGSHDGHVFIAMEYVDGQPLSAWLDAGPHPASAILERFVQAGRGLAAAHAAGLVHRDFKPSNVMVGTDGRVRVTDFGLAGWTGEETSGGGSHSEPASDKETRTAGVLGTPLYMAPEQHRGERAGPLADQFSFAVALHEALYGRGAHEGRTLDELAVSKERGPAEPPLGGEVPERVRSALLRALRPRPEARFTSMDALLTALAPETASPWRRMLAVAGGLLLLALGSLGAYLLGAGPSQVCAGGEQKLAGVWDDARRQAMLSAFHATGVPYAEDAARASAALLDAYTREWVVARRDACEATQVRKEQLEAHQALRMMCLDERLEAVRALGTFFTRADRDVVEHAVEAARALPPLSHCADLRALTARVPPPTDPAVRAKVEALGVKEAEAQALMRNGKYREGLDVVRVALEEARATGYQPLEARLAALKGEAETQVGDAPAAEKTLREAVLAAEAGRDDVTAARAWTSLVFIVGRREQRFDEALTLGQHAQAAIVRLGNAELDMARLLATRGSVLWAKGDYAASLKDAEESLAIRQRLLPEDHPDLALSLSQLATTYGSLSRFDEARESQRKALAIQEKAFGPHHPTVAMTLFNLGLLLHTTDRQDEGEACYRRALDILDGAGLGEHPLIPRLLAMMGTLASGRGDHARAVQLAERGRDLAVKLQGPEHPSVALSLVALGRLLSRAGRNAEAFAALERARAIFEKALGPEHPNVAMVLSSLGKAQLRDKQYAAARATIERAIAVRTKALGPDTDMVGEDLDNLGVVLLRQGRPAEALALHRKALSLFEKRTGQDSYDAAVVLSNLIEALVVLRRYAEALPLAERALAIREKLGPEGGSLTVALSDLGMVAVHLGRFDLALPALERAVKQPETDDNRESLTRARRYLERARAERKGASRPP, translated from the coding sequence ATGGCGATGTCGGTGAAGCACCCTGGAGAGAACACCCTCGCTGCCTTCGTCGAGGGCCGGCTGCCTGTCGCCGAGACAGCGGCGCTCGATGAGCACCTCGACGCCTGCGAGACGTGCCGTGCCCTGGTGGTGGCCGCTGCTCGTGCGTCGCTCGACGGTGAAGGTGACGCGGGAGGAGCCGTCGCGCCGCCATCCGCTCCTCCCGAGCGTGACGTGCGCTTCGGCCGCTACACGCTGCTCGATGTCCTCGGCCGGGGTGGCATGGGCGTCGTCTACGCCGCGCATGACTCCGCGTTGGACAGGAAGGTGGCGCTCAAGGTGTTGCGCGGCGACCTGGCCGCGCGCATCGGCCTGGACCTCGCGTCGGCGCGACTGCTGCGCGAGGCGCGCATCGCCGCGCGGCTGTCGCACCCCAACGTGGTGACCATCTACGACGTCGGCAGCCATGACGGGCACGTGTTCATCGCCATGGAGTACGTCGACGGGCAGCCGCTTTCCGCCTGGCTCGACGCGGGCCCTCATCCGGCCAGCGCCATCCTGGAGCGCTTCGTCCAGGCGGGCCGGGGGCTCGCGGCGGCCCATGCGGCCGGGCTCGTCCACCGCGACTTCAAGCCCTCCAACGTCATGGTCGGCACGGACGGCCGCGTGCGCGTCACCGACTTCGGCCTCGCCGGCTGGACGGGTGAAGAGACCTCCGGTGGCGGCTCTCACTCAGAGCCTGCGTCCGACAAGGAGACGCGGACCGCAGGAGTGCTCGGGACGCCGCTGTACATGGCGCCAGAGCAGCACCGCGGCGAGCGGGCCGGCCCGCTGGCGGACCAGTTCAGCTTCGCCGTCGCGCTGCACGAGGCGCTCTACGGGCGCGGAGCCCACGAGGGACGGACGCTCGACGAGTTGGCGGTGAGCAAGGAGCGCGGGCCGGCGGAGCCACCGCTGGGAGGAGAGGTGCCGGAGCGCGTCCGGAGCGCCCTGCTTCGCGCGCTGCGTCCCCGGCCCGAGGCGCGCTTCACCTCGATGGATGCGCTGCTCACCGCGCTCGCTCCGGAGACGGCCTCTCCCTGGCGGCGGATGTTGGCCGTCGCGGGCGGCCTCTTGCTGCTCGCGCTGGGCTCGCTCGGGGCCTACCTGCTGGGCGCGGGGCCCAGTCAGGTGTGCGCGGGCGGCGAGCAGAAGCTCGCGGGCGTCTGGGACGACGCCCGCAGACAGGCGATGCTCTCCGCGTTCCACGCCACCGGAGTCCCCTATGCGGAGGACGCCGCGCGGGCGAGCGCGGCCCTGCTGGACGCGTACACGCGGGAGTGGGTCGTCGCGCGCAGGGACGCCTGTGAGGCGACGCAGGTGCGCAAGGAGCAGCTCGAGGCGCACCAGGCGCTGCGGATGATGTGCCTCGACGAGCGGCTCGAAGCGGTGCGCGCGCTGGGGACGTTCTTCACCCGCGCCGACCGCGACGTCGTGGAACACGCCGTGGAGGCGGCGCGCGCGCTCCCGCCGCTCTCGCACTGCGCGGACCTGCGCGCGCTGACGGCCCGGGTGCCGCCGCCGACGGACCCGGCGGTGCGCGCGAAGGTGGAAGCGCTGGGCGTGAAGGAAGCGGAGGCCCAGGCGCTCATGCGCAACGGCAAGTACCGGGAGGGGCTGGACGTGGTGCGCGTAGCGCTCGAGGAGGCTCGGGCCACCGGGTACCAGCCGCTGGAGGCGCGGCTCGCGGCGCTGAAGGGCGAGGCCGAGACGCAGGTCGGCGATGCACCGGCTGCGGAGAAGACGCTGCGCGAGGCGGTGCTCGCGGCGGAGGCCGGCCGCGATGACGTCACCGCGGCACGGGCGTGGACGTCGCTCGTGTTCATCGTCGGGCGGAGGGAGCAGCGCTTCGACGAGGCGCTGACGCTCGGGCAGCACGCGCAGGCGGCCATCGTCCGCCTGGGCAACGCGGAGCTGGACATGGCCCGGTTGCTCGCCACGCGCGGCAGCGTGCTGTGGGCGAAGGGAGACTATGCGGCGTCGCTGAAGGACGCGGAGGAGTCGCTCGCGATACGGCAGCGGCTGCTGCCCGAGGACCACCCCGACCTCGCCCTGAGCCTCAGCCAGTTGGCCACCACGTACGGCAGCCTCTCCCGCTTCGACGAGGCCCGGGAGAGCCAGCGCAAGGCGCTCGCCATCCAGGAGAAGGCCTTCGGGCCCCACCACCCGACGGTGGCCATGACGCTGTTCAACCTGGGGCTGCTGCTCCACACGACGGACCGGCAGGACGAGGGCGAGGCGTGCTACCGACGCGCACTCGACATCCTGGACGGGGCCGGACTCGGAGAGCACCCGCTGATTCCCAGGCTCCTGGCGATGATGGGTACCCTGGCGAGCGGGCGGGGCGACCATGCCCGAGCGGTCCAGCTCGCCGAGCGTGGGAGGGACCTCGCGGTGAAGCTCCAGGGCCCCGAGCACCCCTCCGTCGCTCTATCGCTGGTGGCACTGGGGCGCTTGCTGTCCAGAGCGGGACGGAATGCCGAGGCGTTCGCCGCGCTGGAGCGGGCGCGCGCCATCTTCGAGAAGGCGCTCGGCCCCGAGCATCCGAATGTCGCCATGGTGCTCAGCTCGCTTGGAAAGGCGCAGCTCCGGGACAAGCAATACGCTGCCGCTCGCGCCACGATTGAACGCGCCATCGCCGTCCGCACCAAGGCCCTGGGGCCCGACACCGACATGGTGGGGGAGGACCTCGACAACCTCGGTGTGGTCCTCCTGAGGCAGGGGCGCCCCGCCGAGGCGCTCGCGTTGCACCGCAAGGCGCTTTCCCTGTTCGAGAAGCGGACGGGGCAGGACTCCTACGACGCCGCCGTCGTCCTGTCGAACCTCATCGAGGCCCTCGTCGTGCTCCGCCGCTACGCCGAGGCGCTTCCGCTGGCCGAGCGCGCGCTCGCCATCCGCGAGAAGCTGGGCCCGGAGGGAGGCAGCCTGACCGTCGCCCTCTCCGACCTCGGGATGGTGGCGGTGCACCTCGGGCGCTTCGACCTGGCCCTGCCGGCGCTGGAGCGCGCGGTGAAGCAGCCGGAGACGGACGACAATCGCGAGTCGCTCACCCGGGCGCGGCGGTACCTCGAGCGTGCGCGCGCGGAGCGCAAGGGGGCGTCGCGGCCGCCGTGA
- a CDS encoding TetR/AcrR family transcriptional regulator, giving the protein METTPRPHTGRKRSEASRLAVQEAVLEMLRSDGYAALTFDKVAARAKVGKQTIYRWWSSKGALVLDALADESSERIPEPDTGALETDIAALLRRSFEVLDGDKPTGPILKALVVESQLHPDFLEQFRSQFLERRRQVLRVLLERAAARGELPPTVDHELVLDQVFGALWYRLLFGHAPLDRAFAEGIARQVAGLNPDAKPRARARAPQAGRKGP; this is encoded by the coding sequence ATGGAAACGACTCCCCGTCCCCACACGGGAAGGAAGCGGAGCGAGGCCTCTCGCCTGGCGGTGCAGGAGGCGGTGCTGGAGATGCTGCGCAGCGACGGCTACGCGGCGCTCACGTTCGACAAGGTGGCCGCGCGCGCGAAGGTGGGGAAGCAGACCATCTATCGCTGGTGGTCCTCGAAGGGGGCGCTGGTGCTGGACGCGCTCGCTGACGAGTCCTCGGAGCGCATTCCGGAGCCCGACACGGGCGCGCTGGAGACGGACATCGCCGCGCTCCTGCGGCGCAGCTTCGAGGTGCTGGACGGGGACAAGCCCACCGGGCCCATCCTCAAGGCGCTGGTGGTAGAGAGCCAGCTCCACCCCGACTTCCTGGAGCAGTTCCGGAGCCAGTTCCTCGAGCGGCGCCGGCAGGTGCTGCGCGTGCTGCTGGAGCGCGCCGCCGCGCGAGGCGAGCTGCCTCCCACGGTGGACCACGAGCTGGTCCTCGACCAGGTCTTCGGCGCGCTCTGGTACCGGCTGCTCTTCGGCCATGCGCCGCTGGACAGGGCCTTCGCGGAGGGGATTGCGCGTCAGGTGGCCGGGCTGAATCCGGACGCGAAGCCCCGGGCGCGGGCGCGCGCGCCTCAGGCCGGGCGCAAGGGCCCGTAG